One window of Etheostoma spectabile isolate EspeVRDwgs_2016 chromosome 6, UIUC_Espe_1.0, whole genome shotgun sequence genomic DNA carries:
- the fdps gene encoding farnesyl pyrophosphate synthase isoform X1, producing the protein MSRHLSLIINAPKIIRTMWKAVFPLKLETTPILLCISSFQGDSNCNGTHSNKKALLSDPQLFEVQFDELVTELSERDFADPALADALARLREVLVYNSPGGKRNRGLSVIGTLRELLPPSQLTQDTVQRALLVGWCIELLQAFFLVADDIMDGSVTRRGQPCWYKKDGIGLDAINDSFLLEGSIYRLLRRHCRDQPYYVRLLELFTEVTFQTELGQALDLMTAPPGQVDLNRFTIERYKAIVKYKTAFYSFYLPVAAAMYIAGIESEVEHNNAKHILLEMGEFFQIQDDYLDCYGDPAVTGKIGTDIQDNKCSWLVVTALETMTPEQRAELEGCYGRQDDTCVKKVKALYNTLQMPELYHKYEEESYKRLQKLIACHAQNLPHSVFLNFADKIYKRIK; encoded by the exons ATGAGCCGTCACCTGAGCTTGATCATTAACGCCCCTAAAATAATCCGGACCATGTGGAAAGCCGTGTTTCCTCTTAAATTAGAAACCACACCTATTCTGCTGTGTATATCGTCTTTTCAGGGAGACAGCAATTGCAATGGGACGCACAGCAACAAAAAAGCGTTGCTGTCAGATCCTCAACTGTTTGAAGTCCAGTTTGATGAGTTGGTGACCGAGCTTTCAGAGAGGGACTTCGCCGACCCTGCGCTGGCTGATGCTCTGGCCAGGTTGAGAGAG GTTTTGGTGTACAATTCCCCTGGAGGCAAGCGGAACCGGGGCCTGTCTGTGATTGGAACCCTGAGGGAGCTTCTGCCACCTTCGCAGCTCACACAGGACACAGTGCAGCGGGCTCTGTTGGTTGGCTGGTGCATTGAATTG CTTCAGGCGTTTTTCCTGGTGGCAGATGATATCATGGATGGATCTGTGACCCGGAGAGGACAGCCCTGCTGGTACAAAAAG gatGGCATTGGTCTGGATGCGATCAATGATTCATTTCTCTTAGAAGGGTCAATCTACAGACTGCTTCGCAGACATTGCAGGGATCAGCCTTACTACGTTCGCCTGCTGGAGCTATTTACTGAG GTAACTTTCCAGACCGAGCTTGGCCAAGCTCTGGACCTTATGACGGCTCCACCTGGTCAGGTTGACCTCAACAGATTCACCATTGAGAG ATATAAAGCTATTGTGAAATACAAGACGGCCTTTTACTCTTTTTATCTCCCAGTGGCAGCTGCAATGTAcatt GCAGGAATTGAGAGTGAAGTGGAACACAATAATGCCAAACACATCTTACTGGAGATGGGAGAGTTCTTTCAAATACAG GATGACTACTTAGACTGTTATGGAGACCCTGCTGTGACAGGAAAGATTGGTACAGACATCCAGGATAACAAATGCAGCTGGCTGGTGGTGACGGCCCTGGAAACCATGACCCCTGAACAGCGAGCAGAGCTGGAG GGATGTTACGGGCGCCAGGATGATACCTGTGTAAAAAAGGTCAAAGCACTGTACAACACCCTGCAAATGCCAGAACTGTACCACAAATATGAGGAAGAGAGCTACAAGCGGCTACAGAAACTAATCGCTTGTCACGCTCAAAACCTTCCTCACTCAGTCTTCCTCAACTTCGCCGACAAAATCTATAAGCGGATCAAGTGA
- the fdps gene encoding farnesyl pyrophosphate synthase isoform X2 encodes MGDSNCNGTHSNKKALLSDPQLFEVQFDELVTELSERDFADPALADALARLREVLVYNSPGGKRNRGLSVIGTLRELLPPSQLTQDTVQRALLVGWCIELLQAFFLVADDIMDGSVTRRGQPCWYKKDGIGLDAINDSFLLEGSIYRLLRRHCRDQPYYVRLLELFTEVTFQTELGQALDLMTAPPGQVDLNRFTIERYKAIVKYKTAFYSFYLPVAAAMYIAGIESEVEHNNAKHILLEMGEFFQIQDDYLDCYGDPAVTGKIGTDIQDNKCSWLVVTALETMTPEQRAELEGCYGRQDDTCVKKVKALYNTLQMPELYHKYEEESYKRLQKLIACHAQNLPHSVFLNFADKIYKRIK; translated from the exons ATG GGAGACAGCAATTGCAATGGGACGCACAGCAACAAAAAAGCGTTGCTGTCAGATCCTCAACTGTTTGAAGTCCAGTTTGATGAGTTGGTGACCGAGCTTTCAGAGAGGGACTTCGCCGACCCTGCGCTGGCTGATGCTCTGGCCAGGTTGAGAGAG GTTTTGGTGTACAATTCCCCTGGAGGCAAGCGGAACCGGGGCCTGTCTGTGATTGGAACCCTGAGGGAGCTTCTGCCACCTTCGCAGCTCACACAGGACACAGTGCAGCGGGCTCTGTTGGTTGGCTGGTGCATTGAATTG CTTCAGGCGTTTTTCCTGGTGGCAGATGATATCATGGATGGATCTGTGACCCGGAGAGGACAGCCCTGCTGGTACAAAAAG gatGGCATTGGTCTGGATGCGATCAATGATTCATTTCTCTTAGAAGGGTCAATCTACAGACTGCTTCGCAGACATTGCAGGGATCAGCCTTACTACGTTCGCCTGCTGGAGCTATTTACTGAG GTAACTTTCCAGACCGAGCTTGGCCAAGCTCTGGACCTTATGACGGCTCCACCTGGTCAGGTTGACCTCAACAGATTCACCATTGAGAG ATATAAAGCTATTGTGAAATACAAGACGGCCTTTTACTCTTTTTATCTCCCAGTGGCAGCTGCAATGTAcatt GCAGGAATTGAGAGTGAAGTGGAACACAATAATGCCAAACACATCTTACTGGAGATGGGAGAGTTCTTTCAAATACAG GATGACTACTTAGACTGTTATGGAGACCCTGCTGTGACAGGAAAGATTGGTACAGACATCCAGGATAACAAATGCAGCTGGCTGGTGGTGACGGCCCTGGAAACCATGACCCCTGAACAGCGAGCAGAGCTGGAG GGATGTTACGGGCGCCAGGATGATACCTGTGTAAAAAAGGTCAAAGCACTGTACAACACCCTGCAAATGCCAGAACTGTACCACAAATATGAGGAAGAGAGCTACAAGCGGCTACAGAAACTAATCGCTTGTCACGCTCAAAACCTTCCTCACTCAGTCTTCCTCAACTTCGCCGACAAAATCTATAAGCGGATCAAGTGA
- the fam189b gene encoding protein FAM189B produces MPSPSDSSSVASASGSRGWSDSRRGMSGRGPGGARLLLYLGLCHLGLGAMVLAFSFTSMAFTSSARVRQSCPFWAGFFVVASGIVGIISWRRPLTLVVSLFMLLSAVCVILSLAGSMLSCQNAQMVKSMLTCQVEDGLCVCCAPTHSCSITEEETLVLSLNADCHSVRHQLKDLLFSACGLSILSTIICTLSTVTCSIHIFSLDLVHLLAPHRSRSVNPECTTPQDAFLTNIMDFEEFVPPIPPPPYYPPEYTCSSETDAQSITYNGSMESPVPLYPTDCPPPYEAVMGQRATSQATVFDPHGTELSGERGTSTAFSGEVSMDSGSLLMSEIVDIPNDSSPSEDSCMIEVGLRTQGERGNRNVGVVGDSGEYISFCGPASQAPESPLAGGPRARRFLRGERSNSCSSPSTATSTYRSPVLRRQAMLARSCSQLEAIEKSISSQPSAIPEFRVRPSTPLRQGATPTTSAPPILSSSAASEQSGAQRNGLPFPGQPLYLQQRAGKSEKDGESIRRDSEGLLRLVRSHSEPGLGSSTDTVDFGSGGSKVSIDTGPSSEACLLPPTSLPPAAALPRKGSMKSAATGLQVPSKLPLTSPLHLPKDCHRSLGDLKVTRGLVARFLQRSKRNLSPSSEHTGSTVQGPKRRSEVEGTATNHMPLEQVLLTPWNTSRRHPNHHSHHPHRRGHHHSHSDSRHNRNHASRAPEGIHLRSCGDLSSSSTASLRQLVTPHPPHGSSGALYSESAL; encoded by the exons ATGCCTTCGCCGTCAGACTCCAGCAGCGTGGCTTCGGCCTCGGGGTCTCGAGGCTGGTCCGACAGCCGCAGGGGCATGTCGGGTCGGGGACCTGGTGGGGCACGGCTACTCCTGTACCTAGGGCTGTGCCACCTAGGCCTGGGGGCCATGGTCCTGGCCTTCTCTTTCACCAGCATGGCCTTCACCTCCTCAGCCCGAGTGAGGCAATCCTGTCCATTCTGGGCTGGCTTCTTT GTGGTGGCATCAGGGATAGTTGGAATAATCTCATGGAGGAGACCTCTGACGCTGGTG GTGTCACTGTTCATGCTGCtgtctgcagtgtgtgtgatcCTCAGTCTGGCCGGCTCAATGCTCTCCTGTCAGAATGCACAGATGGTCAAGTCTATGCTCACCTGCCAG GTGGAGgatggtctctgtgtgtgttgcgcgCCCACTCACTCCTGCTCCATCACAGAAGAGGAGACCCTGGTCCTTTCCCTGAATGCTGACTGTCATTCAGTCAGACATCAGCTGAAG GACCTTTTGTTCAGTGCATGCGGTCTCAGCATTCTCTCCACCATCATCTGTACTCTGTCCACTGTGACCTGCAGTATCCACATATTCTCTCTGGACCTTGTGCACCTG CTGGCCCCACATCGCTCTCGTTCAGTCAACCCAGAATGCACCACTCCTCAGGACGCTTTCCTGACCAACATCATGGACTTTGAGGAGTTTGTCCCACCCATCCCTCCGCCCCCCTACTATCCTCCAGAGTACACCTGCAGTTCTGAAACAGACGCTCAGAG CATCACATATAATGGCTCCATGGAGAGCCCTGTTCCTCTGTACCCCACTGACTGCCCCCCTCCTTATGAAGCTGTGATGGGACAAAGAGCTACAAGCcag GCAACAGTGTTTGACCCCCACGGCACTGAGCTGTCTGGAGAGAGAGGGACTTCTACTGCCTTCAGTGGTGAAG TGTCCATGGACAGTGGATCTCTGTTGATGTCAGAGATTGTGGACATCCCAAATGATTCCTCCCCCTCTGAGGACTCCTGCATGATAGAGGTTGGGCTGAGGACCCAGGGGGAGAGGGGCAACAGGAACGTTGGTGTGGTGGGAGACAGCGGGGAGTACATCAGCTTTTGTGGTCCCGCGTCTCAGGCGCCAGAGAGTCCTCTGGCAGGGGGGCCGAGAGCCAGACGCTTCCTCAGAGGTGAGAGGTCCAACTCCTGCTCTTCACCCAGCACAGCGACCTCCACATACAG GTCTCCAGTATTGCGTCGCCAGGCCATGCTTGCTAGGAGCTGTTCCCAGCTGGAAGCAATAGAGAAATCCATCTCCTCACAACCATCCGCCATCCCAGAGTTTCGAGTTCGCCCCTCCACTCCCTTACGCCAAGGAGCTACCCCGACCACCTCTGCTCCTCCCATTTTATCCTCCTCAGCTGCCAGTGAGCAGAGTGGTGCTCAGCGTAATGGGCTACCCTTCCCGGGCCAACCATTGTACCTTCAACAAAGGGCTGGGAAGAGTGAGAAGGATGGAGAGAGTATAAGAAGGGACAGTGAAGGGCTCCTACGTCTTGTGAGGTCACACAGTGAGCCAGGTCTCGGCTCCTCAACTGACACAG TTGACTTTGGCTCTGGAGGCAGCAAAGTATCCATAGATACAG GTCCATCCTCTGAGGCATGTCTCTTGCCCCCCACCTCTTTGCCTCCTGCTGCAGCTCTGCCAAGGAAAGGCAGCATGAAATCAGCAGCCACTGGGTTGCAGGTCCCCTCTAAACTTCCCCTCACCTCACCACTGCATTTACCTAAAGACTGCCACCGTTCCCTAGGAGACCTTAAG GTGACTCGGGGACTGGTGGCTCGCTTCCTGCAGCGCTCCAAACGCAACCTATCGCCCTCCTCCGAGCATACTGGGAGCACAGTCCAGGGGCCTAAGAGAAGGAGTGAAGTTGAGGGCACTGCCACCAACCACATGCCCTTGGAACAA GTATTGCTGACACCTTGGAACACCAGCCGAAGACACCCCAACCATCACTCCCACCATCCTCATCGCCGTGGACACCACCATTCCCACAGTGACAGTCGACACAACCGGAACCACGCTAGTCGGGCACCAGAGGGGATCCACCTGCGCAGCTGTGGAGATTTAAGCTCCTCGTCCACTGCGTCACTACGGCAATTAGTGACGCCTCATCCACCGCATGGGTCATCAGGAGCTCTTTACTCAGAGTCTGCACTGTGA